Proteins from a genomic interval of Salvelinus alpinus chromosome 7, SLU_Salpinus.1, whole genome shotgun sequence:
- the LOC139581162 gene encoding proteinase-activated receptor 4 isoform X1, translating into MSLFAPAGTLLLLLSLSALRHGCSSSPTTEECTGMGVRLRSFKLVSNCNFTTLKDKQIQEVQAPTTVLYVPMLYLVAFTVGLPANLLALWVLLFCTKKMPSTILLINLTATDLMILMVLPFRIVYHFQGNDWVFGEPFCRVVTALFYGNMYGSVLCLAFIAVDRYVALVHPFGAKTLRSHRTSLYMSLGVWVVVLAAMVPLLVSRQSYKLDEPSITTCHDALPEEEHENYFLSYFLTLFFLCFLLPLLVVLYCYGSVIRTLVAGGQRYAHAVRVTVLVLVVFVGCLLPSNVLLLLHYSDSYLVDDGEDLYVPYMVSLAVSTLNSCIDPFIFYYVSDDFREKVRTVLCCRGDNGRNSTTGNQVSYSSTSKGTQRSKVTLLSKSSRSPVTSEGEVACR; encoded by the exons ATGAGTCTCTTTGCTCCAGCCGGGACTCTGCTATTGctgctctcgctctctgctctccGCCATGGCTGTTCCTCCTCTCCCACCACGGAAGAGTGCACTGGCATGGGCGTCC GGCTGCGCTCCTTCAAGCTGGTGTCCAACTGCAACTTCACCACCCTGAAAGACAAGCAGATCCAGGAGGTGCAGGCTCCCACCACCGTGCTCTACGTGCCCATGCTCTACCTGGTAGCCTTCACTGTGGGCCTCCCGGCTAACCTCCTGGCCCTGTGGGTCCTTCTGTTCTGTACCAAGAAGATGCCATCCACCATCCTCCTTATCAACCTCACCGCCACCGACCTCATGATACTGATGGTGCTCCCCTTCCGCATAGTCTATCACTTCCAGGGCAACGACTGGGTCTTCGGCGAGCCCTTCTGCCGCGTGGTCACGGCGCTCTTCTACGGCAACATGTACGGCTCGGTGCTGTGCCTGGCGTTCATCGCCGTCGACCGCTACGTGGCATTGGTGCACCCGTTCGGTGCCAAAACCCTCCGCAGCCACCGCACCTCCCTTTACATGAGCCTGGGCGTGTGGGTGGTGGTGCTGGCCGCCATGGTGCCTCTCCTCGTCTCCCGCCAGTCCTACAAGCTGGACGAGCCGAGCATAACCACGTGCCACGACGCGTTGCCTGAGGAGGAGCATGAGAACTACTTCCTGTCCTACTTTCTTACACTCTTCTTTCTCTGCTTCCTGCTCCCCCTGCTGGTCGTCCTCTACTGCTACGGCTCCGTGATACGCACCCTAGTGGCGGGAGGCCAGCGCTACGCCCACGCTGTGCGCGTCACTGTGCTAGTGCTGGTAGTGTTCGTTGGCTGCCTGCTACCCAGCAACGTCCTCCTTCTCCTGCACTACTCCGACTCCTACCTGGTGGATGACGGGGAGGACCTGTACGTGCCCTACATGGTTAGCCTAGCTGTTAGCACGTTGAACAGCTGCATCGACCCCTTCATCTTCTACTACGTCTCTGACGACTTCAGGGAAAAGGTCAGGACGGTGCTGTGTTGCCGCGGCGACAACGGGAGAAACTCGACCACGGGGAACCAGGTGTCCTATTCGTCCACCTCAAAGGGGACGCAAAGGTCAAAGGTGACACTGCTGTCCAAGTCTAGTCGGAGCCCGGTGACGTCAGAGGGGGAGGTAGCATGCAGATAG
- the LOC139581162 gene encoding proteinase-activated receptor 4 isoform X2 yields the protein MSLFAPAGTLLLLLSLSALRHGCSSSPTTEECTGMGVRLRSFKLVSNCNFTTLKDKQIQEVQAPTTVLYVPMLYLVAFTVGLPANLLALWVLLFCTKKMPSTILLINLTATDLMILMVLPFRIVYHFQGNDWVFGEPFCRVVTALFYGNMYGSVLCLAFIAVDRYVALVHPFGAKTLRSHRTSLYMSLGVWVVVLAAMVPLLVSRQSYKLDEPSITTCHDALPEEEHENYFLSYFLTLFFLCFLLPLLVVLYCYGSVIRTLVAGGQRYAHAVRVTVLVLVVFVGCLLPSNVLLLLHYSDSYLVDDGEDLYVPYMVSLAVSTLNSCIDPFIFYYVSDDFREKVRTVLCCRGDNGRNSTTGNQVSYSSTSKGTQRSKPEKDRCH from the exons ATGAGTCTCTTTGCTCCAGCCGGGACTCTGCTATTGctgctctcgctctctgctctccGCCATGGCTGTTCCTCCTCTCCCACCACGGAAGAGTGCACTGGCATGGGCGTCC GGCTGCGCTCCTTCAAGCTGGTGTCCAACTGCAACTTCACCACCCTGAAAGACAAGCAGATCCAGGAGGTGCAGGCTCCCACCACCGTGCTCTACGTGCCCATGCTCTACCTGGTAGCCTTCACTGTGGGCCTCCCGGCTAACCTCCTGGCCCTGTGGGTCCTTCTGTTCTGTACCAAGAAGATGCCATCCACCATCCTCCTTATCAACCTCACCGCCACCGACCTCATGATACTGATGGTGCTCCCCTTCCGCATAGTCTATCACTTCCAGGGCAACGACTGGGTCTTCGGCGAGCCCTTCTGCCGCGTGGTCACGGCGCTCTTCTACGGCAACATGTACGGCTCGGTGCTGTGCCTGGCGTTCATCGCCGTCGACCGCTACGTGGCATTGGTGCACCCGTTCGGTGCCAAAACCCTCCGCAGCCACCGCACCTCCCTTTACATGAGCCTGGGCGTGTGGGTGGTGGTGCTGGCCGCCATGGTGCCTCTCCTCGTCTCCCGCCAGTCCTACAAGCTGGACGAGCCGAGCATAACCACGTGCCACGACGCGTTGCCTGAGGAGGAGCATGAGAACTACTTCCTGTCCTACTTTCTTACACTCTTCTTTCTCTGCTTCCTGCTCCCCCTGCTGGTCGTCCTCTACTGCTACGGCTCCGTGATACGCACCCTAGTGGCGGGAGGCCAGCGCTACGCCCACGCTGTGCGCGTCACTGTGCTAGTGCTGGTAGTGTTCGTTGGCTGCCTGCTACCCAGCAACGTCCTCCTTCTCCTGCACTACTCCGACTCCTACCTGGTGGATGACGGGGAGGACCTGTACGTGCCCTACATGGTTAGCCTAGCTGTTAGCACGTTGAACAGCTGCATCGACCCCTTCATCTTCTACTACGTCTCTGACGACTTCAGGGAAAAGGTCAGGACGGTGCTGTGTTGCCGCGGCGACAACGGGAGAAACTCGACCACGGGGAACCAGGTGTCCTATTCGTCCACCTCAAAGGGGACGCAAAGGTCAAAG